In Alphaproteobacteria bacterium, a single genomic region encodes these proteins:
- a CDS encoding LL-diaminopimelate aminotransferase — MDHDFLRISRLPPYVLAEVNAMKARARARGDDIIDFGMGNPDSPTPPHIVEKLVEATRDPRTHRYSNSRGIPGLRRAQSAYYARRFGVSLDPESEIVVSIGSKEGLANLAQAMTNPGDLVLAPNPCYPIHTFGFILAGASIRHLPVSDEAGFLRELERAVAHSIPKPLALVVNFPSNPTTQVVGLNFYEAIVDFCRAEGIYVLSDLAYCELYYDGQPPPSILQVPGAKDVAVEFTTMSKTYSMPGWRIGFAAGNKKLIHALARIKSYVDYGAFTPVQVAAAAALNGPQDCVDEIRNRYRERRDVLISSFRQAGWVIPSPPATMFVWAPIPPQFSHLGSLEFSKLLLQEANVAVSPGIGFGEYGDGHVRIALVENRQRIRQAARNIKSFLNRYAGTASGKSALAS; from the coding sequence ATGGATCACGATTTTTTGCGGATCAGCCGTCTCCCTCCCTACGTATTGGCCGAAGTCAATGCGATGAAGGCGCGCGCCCGGGCGCGGGGTGACGACATCATAGATTTCGGTATGGGTAATCCGGATTCACCGACGCCCCCGCATATCGTCGAAAAACTTGTGGAGGCGACCCGGGACCCGCGAACTCACCGCTACTCCAACTCGAGAGGAATTCCGGGTTTGCGACGCGCGCAAAGTGCGTATTACGCCCGGCGCTTCGGTGTGTCACTGGACCCGGAGAGCGAGATCGTCGTTTCCATTGGCTCGAAGGAAGGATTGGCCAATCTGGCTCAGGCCATGACCAATCCGGGTGACCTCGTTCTGGCGCCAAACCCGTGCTATCCGATCCACACCTTCGGCTTCATCCTGGCAGGGGCGTCGATACGTCATCTTCCGGTATCCGATGAAGCAGGATTCCTCCGCGAACTGGAACGAGCGGTTGCCCACAGTATTCCCAAGCCTTTGGCCCTTGTGGTGAATTTTCCGTCGAACCCGACGACACAGGTAGTCGGCCTGAATTTCTACGAGGCGATTGTCGATTTCTGTCGTGCGGAGGGCATTTATGTCCTGTCCGATCTGGCCTATTGCGAACTCTATTATGATGGCCAGCCGCCCCCCTCGATCCTTCAGGTCCCAGGGGCTAAGGACGTCGCTGTCGAATTTACGACGATGTCCAAGACCTATTCGATGCCGGGATGGCGGATCGGTTTTGCCGCGGGAAACAAGAAGCTGATCCATGCGCTCGCCAGAATAAAATCGTATGTCGATTATGGCGCGTTTACACCCGTTCAGGTTGCTGCGGCTGCTGCGCTGAATGGTCCACAGGACTGCGTTGATGAAATTCGCAACCGATACCGGGAACGGCGAGACGTCCTGATATCCAGTTTCAGGCAGGCCGGCTGGGTCATTCCGTCGCCTCCCGCGACGATGTTCGTCTGGGCGCCGATCCCGCCGCAATTCAGCCACCTCGGGTCTCTCGAATTTTCAAAACTCCTGCTGCAGGAGGCGAATGTGGCCGTGTCGCCAGGCATCGGCTTTGGTGAATATGGCGACGGGCATGTCCGGATTGCACTCGTCGAGAATCGGCAGCGCATCCGCCAGGCCGCCAGGAACATCAAATCTTTCCTCAACCGTTATGCCGGAACGGCATCAGGCAAATCGGCTTTGGCCTCTTGA